A section of the Delphinus delphis chromosome 1, mDelDel1.2, whole genome shotgun sequence genome encodes:
- the ENTREP3 gene encoding protein ENTREP3 isoform X1: MMPSPSDSSRSLTSRPSTRGLTHLRLHRPWLQALLTLGLAQVLLGILVVTFSMVASSVTTTESVKRSCPSWAGFSLAFSGVVGIVSWKRPFTLVISFFSLLSVLCVMLSMAGSVLSCKNAQLARDFQECILDGKVCVCCPPVPLLRPCPESGQELKVAPNSTCDEARGALKNLLFSVCGLTVCAAIICTLSAIVCCIQIFSLDLVHTQLAPEHSVSGPLGPLGCTSSPPAPLLHTMLDLEEFVPPVPPPPYYPPEYTCSSETDAQSITYNGSMDSPVPLYPTDCPPSYEAVMGLRGDSQATLFDPQLHDGSCICERVASIVDVSMDSGSLVLSAIGDLPGGSSPSEDSCLLELQGSMRSVDYVLFRSIQRSRAGYCLSLDCGLRGPFEDSPLPRRPPRAARSYSCSAPEAPPPLGAPTAARSCHRLEGWPPWVGPCFPELRRRVPRGGSRPAAAPPPRAPARRFSDSSGSLTPPGHRRPQPAPRPPLLLLPRSHSDPGITTSSDTAEFRDLYTKVLEEEAASISSADTGLCSEACLFRLARCPSPKLLRARSAEKRHPVPTFQKVPLPSGPAPAHSLGDLKGSWPGRGLVTRFLQMSRKAPDPNGNGAHGHKQVPRSPWGRPGRESLHLRSCGDLSSGSSLRRLLSGRRLERGTRPHSLSLNGGSQETGL, encoded by the exons ATGATGCCCTCGCCTAGTGATTCCAGCCGCTCGCTGACTAGCCGGCCCAGCACCCGGGGCCTTACCCACCTCCGCCTCCACCGACCCTGGCTGCAGGCTCTGCTCACGCTGGGGCTGGCTCAGGTGCTCCTGGGCATCCTGGTGGTCACCTTCAGCATGGTGGCCTCATCTGTCACCACCACCGAGAGCGTCAAGAGATCCTGCCCGTCTTGGGCTGGATTCTCG CTGGCGTTTTCCGGGGTGGTTGGCATTGTGTCTTGGAAGCGGCCGTTCACTCTAGTG atttccttcttctccttgctTTCGGTGCTCTGTGTCATGCTCAGCATGGCTGGCTCTGTTCTCTCCTGTAAAAACGCTCAGCTGGCCCGAGACTTCCAAGAATGCATCTTG GACGGAAAGGTCTGTGTGTGCTGCCCTCCTGTTCCTCTACTGCGGCCCTGTCCAGAGTCAGGGCAGGAACTGAAAGTTGCCCCTAACTCCACCTGTGATGAAGCCCGAGGGGCCCTCAAG AACTTGCTCTTTAGCGTCTGTGGGCTCACGGTTTGTGCCGCCATAATCTGTACTCTCTCTGCTATTGTTTGCTGCATCCAAATCTTCTCCCTGGACCTTGTGCACACG CAGTTGGCCCCTGAGCACTCAGTCTCAGGCCCTCTGGGGCCTCTGGGCTGTACATCCtcgcccccagcccctctcctacACACCATGCTGGACTTGGAGGAATTTGTACCGCCTGTGCCCCCGCCGCCCTACTATCCCCCAGAGTACACCTGCAGCTcagaaacagatgcacagag CATCACCTACAATGGCTCCATGGACAGCCCAGTGCCCCTGTATCCTACTGATTGCCCCCCTTCTTATGAGGCCGTCATGGGGCTACGAGGAGACAGCCAG GCCACTCTGTTTGATCCTCAGCTTCATGATGGCTCCTGCATCTGTGAGCGAGTGGCCTCCATTGTAGATG TGTCCATGGACAGCGGGTCTCTGGTGCTGTCAGCCATCGGTGACCTCCCCGGGGGCTCCAGCCCGTCGGAGGACTCGTGCCTGCTGGAGCTGCAGGGCTCCATGCGCTCCGTTGACTACGTGCTCTTCCGCTCTATTCAGCGCAGCCGCGCCGGCTACTGCCTCAGCCTGGACTGCGGCCTGCGGGGCCCCTTTGAGGACAGCCCCCTGCCCCGGCGGCCCCCGAGAGCTGCCCGCTCCTATTCCTGCTCTGCCCCCGAGGCCCCACCCCCGCTGGGTGCCCCCACAGCTGCCCGAAGCTGCCACCGGCTGGAGGGCTGGCCGCCTTGGGTGGGACCCTGCTTCCCCGAGCTGAGGCGGCGGGTCCCCCGGGGAGGCAGCCGGccagctgcagcccctcccccccgAGCCCCGGCTCGCCGCTTCAGCGATAGCTCAGGTTCCCTCACCCCACCGGGGCACCGGCGTCCTCAGCCGGCTCCCCGAccaccgctgctgctgctgccacggTCCCACAGTGACCCGGGCATCACCACCTCCAGCGACACTG cTGAATTCAGGGACCTTTATACCAAAGTGCTTGAGGAAGAAGCTGCTTCCATTTCCTCTGCAGATACAG ggCTCTGCTCTGAAGCCTGCCTCTTCCGTCTAGCCCGTTGCCCTTCCCCCAAGTTGCTACGTGCCCGCTCAGCTGAGAAACGGCACCCTGTGCCCACCTTCCAGAAGGTCCCCCTGCCCTCAGGCCCTGCACCTGCCCACTCCCTGGGGGACCTGAAGGGCAGCTGGCCAGGCCGCGGCTTGGTCACTCGTTTCCTCCAGATGTCTAGGAAGGCCCCAGACCCCAATGGGAATGGAGCCCATGGACATAAGCAG GTGCCCCGGAGCCCATGGGGCCGGCCAGGCCGAGAAAGCCTCCACCTTCGCAGCTGCGGCGACCTCAGCTCCGGGTCCTCCCTGAGACGCCTCCTGTCTGGCCGCAGGCTGGAGCGCGGCACCCGCCCCCACAGCCTCAGCCTCAATGGAGGCAGCCAGGAGACTGGGCTCTGA
- the GBA1 gene encoding lysosomal acid glucosylceramidase isoform X3, whose product MELSLGTIQANRTGTGLLLTLQPDQKFQKVKGFGGAVTDAAALNILALSPPARDLLLKSYFSKEGIEYNIMRVPMASCDFSIRTYTYADTPDDFQLLNFSLPEEDVKLKIPLIHRALELAQRPVSLFASPWTSPTWLKTNGAVNGKGTLKGHPGDLYHQTWARYFVKFLDAYAEHKLQFWAVTAENEPSAGLFSGYPFQCLGFTPEHQRDFIARDLGPTLANSTHRNVRLLMLDDQRLLLPHWAQVVLADPEAAKYVHGIAVHWYLDFLAPAKATLGETHRLFPDTMLFASEACVGSKFWEQSVRLGSWDRGMQYSHSIITNLLYHVVGWTDWNLALNPEGGPNWVRNFVDSPIIVDIAKDTFYKQPMFYHLGHFSKFIPEGSQRVGLVASEKNDLDTVALIHPDGSAVVVVLNRSSKDVPLTIKDPAVGFVEAISPGYSIHTYLWRRQ is encoded by the exons ATGGAGCTGAGTCTGGGGACCATCCAGGCCAACCGCACAGGCACAG GGCTGCTGTTGACCCTGCAGCCAGATCAGAAGTTCCAGAAAGTGAAGGGTTTTGGAGGGGCCGTGACAGATGCTGCTGCTCTCAACATCCTTGCCCTGTCACCTCCTGCACGGGATTTACTACTCAAATCATACTTCTCTAAAGAAG GAATCGAATACAACATCATGCGGGTCCCCATGGCCAGCTGTGACTTCTCCATCCGCACCTACACCTATGCGGACACCCCTGATGACTTCCAGTTGCTCAACTTCAGCCTGCCAGAGGAAGATGTCAAGCTCAAG ATACCCCTGATTCACCGAGCCCTGGAGTTGGCCCAGCGCCCTGTCTCACTCTTTGCCAGTCCCTGGACATCACCCACTTGGCTCAAGACCAATGGGGCAGTGAATGGGAAGGGGACACTCAAGGGTCATCCAGGGGATCTCTACCACCAGACCTGGGCCAGATACTTTGTCAA GTTCCTGGATGCCTATGCTGAGCACAAGTTACAGTTCTGGGCAGTGACAGCTGAGAACGAGCCTTCTGCAGGGCTATTTAGCGGGTACCCCTTCCAGTGCCTGGGCTTCACCCCTGAACACCAGCGAGACTTCATCGCCCGTGACCTGGGCCCCACCCTGGCCAACAGTACACACCGCAACGTCCGACTGCTCATGCTAGATGACCAACGCCTGCTGCTGCCCCACTGGGCCCAGGTG GTGCTGGCAGACCCAGAAGCAGCTAAGTATGTTCATGGCATCGCTGTACATTGGTACCTGGACTTTCTGGCTCCAGCAAAAGCCACCCTGGGGGAGACACATCGCCTGTTCCCCGACACCATGCTCTTTGCCTCAGAGGCCTGTGTGGGCTCCAAGTTCTGGGAGCAGAGCGTGCGGCTGGGCTCCTGGGATCGAGGGATGCAGTACAGCCACAGCATCATCACG AACCTCCTCTACCATGTGGTCGGCTGGACTGACTGGAACCTCGCCCTAAACCCTGAGGGGGGACCCAATTGGGTGCGCAACTTTGTCGACAGCCCCATCATTGTGGACATCGCCAAGGACACATTTTACAAACAGCCCATGTTTTACCACCTTGGCCACTTCAG CAAGTTCATTCCTGAGGGATCTCAGAGAGTGGGGCTGGTTGCCAGTGAGAAGAATGACTTGGACACAGTGGCACTGATACATCCCGATGGCTCTGCAGTTGTGGTCGTGCTAAACCG ctCCTCTAAGGATGTGCCTCTTACCATCAAGGATCCTGCCGTGGGCTTCGTGGAAGCTATCTCACCTGGCTACTCCATTCACACCTACCTGTGGCGTCGCCAGTGA
- the GBA1 gene encoding lysosomal acid glucosylceramidase isoform X1: MVFSSPSREECPKPQDRVGIMAPSLMGLLLLQAMSWASGARPCSPKSFGYSSVVCVCNATYCDSLDPLTLPDPGTFSRFESTRSGRRMELSLGTIQANRTGTGLLLTLQPDQKFQKVKGFGGAVTDAAALNILALSPPARDLLLKSYFSKEGIEYNIMRVPMASCDFSIRTYTYADTPDDFQLLNFSLPEEDVKLKIPLIHRALELAQRPVSLFASPWTSPTWLKTNGAVNGKGTLKGHPGDLYHQTWARYFVKFLDAYAEHKLQFWAVTAENEPSAGLFSGYPFQCLGFTPEHQRDFIARDLGPTLANSTHRNVRLLMLDDQRLLLPHWAQVVLADPEAAKYVHGIAVHWYLDFLAPAKATLGETHRLFPDTMLFASEACVGSKFWEQSVRLGSWDRGMQYSHSIITNLLYHVVGWTDWNLALNPEGGPNWVRNFVDSPIIVDIAKDTFYKQPMFYHLGHFSKFIPEGSQRVGLVASEKNDLDTVALIHPDGSAVVVVLNRSSKDVPLTIKDPAVGFVEAISPGYSIHTYLWRRQ; encoded by the exons ATGGTGTTTTCAAGTCCTTCCAGAGAG GAGTGTCCCAAGCCCCAGGACAGAGTAGGCATCATGGCTCCCAGTCTCATGGGATTGCTTCTACTTCAGGCCATGTCGTGGGCATCAG GTGCCCGCCCCTGCAGCCCTAAAAGCTTTGGCTACAGCTCAGTGGTCTGTGTCTGCAATGCTACGTACTGTGACTCTCTTGACCCCCTGACCCTGCCTGACCCTGGCACCTTCAGCCGCTTTGAGAGCACACGCAGTGGGCGCCGAATGGAGCTGAGTCTGGGGACCATCCAGGCCAACCGCACAGGCACAG GGCTGCTGTTGACCCTGCAGCCAGATCAGAAGTTCCAGAAAGTGAAGGGTTTTGGAGGGGCCGTGACAGATGCTGCTGCTCTCAACATCCTTGCCCTGTCACCTCCTGCACGGGATTTACTACTCAAATCATACTTCTCTAAAGAAG GAATCGAATACAACATCATGCGGGTCCCCATGGCCAGCTGTGACTTCTCCATCCGCACCTACACCTATGCGGACACCCCTGATGACTTCCAGTTGCTCAACTTCAGCCTGCCAGAGGAAGATGTCAAGCTCAAG ATACCCCTGATTCACCGAGCCCTGGAGTTGGCCCAGCGCCCTGTCTCACTCTTTGCCAGTCCCTGGACATCACCCACTTGGCTCAAGACCAATGGGGCAGTGAATGGGAAGGGGACACTCAAGGGTCATCCAGGGGATCTCTACCACCAGACCTGGGCCAGATACTTTGTCAA GTTCCTGGATGCCTATGCTGAGCACAAGTTACAGTTCTGGGCAGTGACAGCTGAGAACGAGCCTTCTGCAGGGCTATTTAGCGGGTACCCCTTCCAGTGCCTGGGCTTCACCCCTGAACACCAGCGAGACTTCATCGCCCGTGACCTGGGCCCCACCCTGGCCAACAGTACACACCGCAACGTCCGACTGCTCATGCTAGATGACCAACGCCTGCTGCTGCCCCACTGGGCCCAGGTG GTGCTGGCAGACCCAGAAGCAGCTAAGTATGTTCATGGCATCGCTGTACATTGGTACCTGGACTTTCTGGCTCCAGCAAAAGCCACCCTGGGGGAGACACATCGCCTGTTCCCCGACACCATGCTCTTTGCCTCAGAGGCCTGTGTGGGCTCCAAGTTCTGGGAGCAGAGCGTGCGGCTGGGCTCCTGGGATCGAGGGATGCAGTACAGCCACAGCATCATCACG AACCTCCTCTACCATGTGGTCGGCTGGACTGACTGGAACCTCGCCCTAAACCCTGAGGGGGGACCCAATTGGGTGCGCAACTTTGTCGACAGCCCCATCATTGTGGACATCGCCAAGGACACATTTTACAAACAGCCCATGTTTTACCACCTTGGCCACTTCAG CAAGTTCATTCCTGAGGGATCTCAGAGAGTGGGGCTGGTTGCCAGTGAGAAGAATGACTTGGACACAGTGGCACTGATACATCCCGATGGCTCTGCAGTTGTGGTCGTGCTAAACCG ctCCTCTAAGGATGTGCCTCTTACCATCAAGGATCCTGCCGTGGGCTTCGTGGAAGCTATCTCACCTGGCTACTCCATTCACACCTACCTGTGGCGTCGCCAGTGA
- the GBA1 gene encoding lysosomal acid glucosylceramidase isoform X2, giving the protein MAPSLMGLLLLQAMSWASGARPCSPKSFGYSSVVCVCNATYCDSLDPLTLPDPGTFSRFESTRSGRRMELSLGTIQANRTGTGLLLTLQPDQKFQKVKGFGGAVTDAAALNILALSPPARDLLLKSYFSKEGIEYNIMRVPMASCDFSIRTYTYADTPDDFQLLNFSLPEEDVKLKIPLIHRALELAQRPVSLFASPWTSPTWLKTNGAVNGKGTLKGHPGDLYHQTWARYFVKFLDAYAEHKLQFWAVTAENEPSAGLFSGYPFQCLGFTPEHQRDFIARDLGPTLANSTHRNVRLLMLDDQRLLLPHWAQVVLADPEAAKYVHGIAVHWYLDFLAPAKATLGETHRLFPDTMLFASEACVGSKFWEQSVRLGSWDRGMQYSHSIITNLLYHVVGWTDWNLALNPEGGPNWVRNFVDSPIIVDIAKDTFYKQPMFYHLGHFSKFIPEGSQRVGLVASEKNDLDTVALIHPDGSAVVVVLNRSSKDVPLTIKDPAVGFVEAISPGYSIHTYLWRRQ; this is encoded by the exons ATGGCTCCCAGTCTCATGGGATTGCTTCTACTTCAGGCCATGTCGTGGGCATCAG GTGCCCGCCCCTGCAGCCCTAAAAGCTTTGGCTACAGCTCAGTGGTCTGTGTCTGCAATGCTACGTACTGTGACTCTCTTGACCCCCTGACCCTGCCTGACCCTGGCACCTTCAGCCGCTTTGAGAGCACACGCAGTGGGCGCCGAATGGAGCTGAGTCTGGGGACCATCCAGGCCAACCGCACAGGCACAG GGCTGCTGTTGACCCTGCAGCCAGATCAGAAGTTCCAGAAAGTGAAGGGTTTTGGAGGGGCCGTGACAGATGCTGCTGCTCTCAACATCCTTGCCCTGTCACCTCCTGCACGGGATTTACTACTCAAATCATACTTCTCTAAAGAAG GAATCGAATACAACATCATGCGGGTCCCCATGGCCAGCTGTGACTTCTCCATCCGCACCTACACCTATGCGGACACCCCTGATGACTTCCAGTTGCTCAACTTCAGCCTGCCAGAGGAAGATGTCAAGCTCAAG ATACCCCTGATTCACCGAGCCCTGGAGTTGGCCCAGCGCCCTGTCTCACTCTTTGCCAGTCCCTGGACATCACCCACTTGGCTCAAGACCAATGGGGCAGTGAATGGGAAGGGGACACTCAAGGGTCATCCAGGGGATCTCTACCACCAGACCTGGGCCAGATACTTTGTCAA GTTCCTGGATGCCTATGCTGAGCACAAGTTACAGTTCTGGGCAGTGACAGCTGAGAACGAGCCTTCTGCAGGGCTATTTAGCGGGTACCCCTTCCAGTGCCTGGGCTTCACCCCTGAACACCAGCGAGACTTCATCGCCCGTGACCTGGGCCCCACCCTGGCCAACAGTACACACCGCAACGTCCGACTGCTCATGCTAGATGACCAACGCCTGCTGCTGCCCCACTGGGCCCAGGTG GTGCTGGCAGACCCAGAAGCAGCTAAGTATGTTCATGGCATCGCTGTACATTGGTACCTGGACTTTCTGGCTCCAGCAAAAGCCACCCTGGGGGAGACACATCGCCTGTTCCCCGACACCATGCTCTTTGCCTCAGAGGCCTGTGTGGGCTCCAAGTTCTGGGAGCAGAGCGTGCGGCTGGGCTCCTGGGATCGAGGGATGCAGTACAGCCACAGCATCATCACG AACCTCCTCTACCATGTGGTCGGCTGGACTGACTGGAACCTCGCCCTAAACCCTGAGGGGGGACCCAATTGGGTGCGCAACTTTGTCGACAGCCCCATCATTGTGGACATCGCCAAGGACACATTTTACAAACAGCCCATGTTTTACCACCTTGGCCACTTCAG CAAGTTCATTCCTGAGGGATCTCAGAGAGTGGGGCTGGTTGCCAGTGAGAAGAATGACTTGGACACAGTGGCACTGATACATCCCGATGGCTCTGCAGTTGTGGTCGTGCTAAACCG ctCCTCTAAGGATGTGCCTCTTACCATCAAGGATCCTGCCGTGGGCTTCGTGGAAGCTATCTCACCTGGCTACTCCATTCACACCTACCTGTGGCGTCGCCAGTGA
- the SCAMP3 gene encoding secretory carrier-associated membrane protein 3: MAQSRDGGNPFAEPGELDNPFQDPAVIQHRPSTHHATLDVYNPFETREPPPSYEPPAPVPIAPPSAPPLQSSRKLSPTEPKNYGSYSTQASAAAATAELLKKQEELNRKAEELDRRERELQHAALGGTATRQNNWPPLPSFCPVQPCFFQDISMEIPQEFQKTVSTMYYLWMCSTLALLLNFLACLASFCVETSNGSGFGLSILWILLFTPCSFVCWYRPMYKAFRSDSSFNFFVFFFIFFVQDVLFVLQAIGIPGWGFSGWISALVVLKANTAVAVLMLLVALFFTGIAVLGIVMLKRIHSLYRRTGASFQKAQQEFAAGVFSNPAVRTAAANAAAGAAENAFRAP; encoded by the exons ATGGCTCAAAGCAGAGACGGTGGAAACCCCTTCGCCGAGCCCGGCGAGCTTGACAACCCCTTTCAG GACCCAGCTGTGATCCAGCACCGACCCAGCACGCACCATGCCACGCTTGACGTCTACAACCCTTTTGAAACTCGGGAG CCACCACCAAGCTATGAGCCTCCTGCCCCTGTTCCGATAGCTCCACCCTCAGCTCCCCCTTTGCAGTCTTCAAGAAAGCTCAGCCCCACAGAACCCAAGAACTATGGCTCCTACAGCACCCAG GCTTCAGCTGCAGCAGCCACAGCTGAGCTGCTAAAGAAGCAGGAGGAGCTCAACCGGAAGGCAGAGGAGTTGGACCGGAGGGAGCGAGAACTCCAGCATGCTGCCCTCGGgggcacagcta CTCGACAGAACAATTGGCCCCCTCTACCTTCTTTTTGCCCAGTTCAGCCCTGCTTTTTCCAGGATATCTCCATGGAGATCCCCCAAGAATTTCAGAAGACAGTATCCACCATGTACTACCTCTGGATGT GCAGCACTCTGGCTCTTCTCCTGAATTTTCTTGCCTGCCTGGCCAGCTTCTGTGTGGAGACCAGCAATGGCTCAGGCTTTGGGCTCTCTATCCTCTGGATCCTCCTTTTCACCCCCTGCTCCTTCGTCTGTTGGTACCGCCCCATGTATAAGGCTTTCCG gAGTGACAGTTCATTCAATTTCTtcgttttcttcttcattttcttcgtCCAGGATGTTCTGTTTGTCCTCCAGGCCATTGGCATCCCAGGTTGGGGGTTCAG TGGCTGGATCTCTGCTCTGGTGGTGCTGAAGGCCAACACAGCTGTAGCTGTGCTCATGCTGCTGGTTGCCCTGTTCTTCACTGGCATTGCCGTGCTGGGAATTGTGATGCTAAAGCGG ATCCACTCCTTGTACCGCCGCACAGGTGCCAGCTTTCAGAAAGCCCAGCAAGAATTTGCAGCTGGTGTCTTCTCCAACCCTGCGGTGCGAACCGCAGCCGCCAATGCAGCCGCTGGGGCTGCCGAAAATGCCTTCCGGGCACCGTGA
- the ENTREP3 gene encoding protein ENTREP3 isoform X2, protein MMPSPSDSSRSLTSRPSTRGLTHLRLHRPWLQALLTLGLAQVLLGILVVTFSMVASSVTTTESVKRSCPSWAGFSLAFSGVVGIVSWKRPFTLVISFFSLLSVLCVMLSMAGSVLSCKNAQLARDFQECILDGKVCVCCPPVPLLRPCPESGQELKVAPNSTCDEARGALKNLLFSVCGLTVCAAIICTLSAIVCCIQIFSLDLVHTLAPEHSVSGPLGPLGCTSSPPAPLLHTMLDLEEFVPPVPPPPYYPPEYTCSSETDAQSITYNGSMDSPVPLYPTDCPPSYEAVMGLRGDSQATLFDPQLHDGSCICERVASIVDVSMDSGSLVLSAIGDLPGGSSPSEDSCLLELQGSMRSVDYVLFRSIQRSRAGYCLSLDCGLRGPFEDSPLPRRPPRAARSYSCSAPEAPPPLGAPTAARSCHRLEGWPPWVGPCFPELRRRVPRGGSRPAAAPPPRAPARRFSDSSGSLTPPGHRRPQPAPRPPLLLLPRSHSDPGITTSSDTAEFRDLYTKVLEEEAASISSADTGLCSEACLFRLARCPSPKLLRARSAEKRHPVPTFQKVPLPSGPAPAHSLGDLKGSWPGRGLVTRFLQMSRKAPDPNGNGAHGHKQVPRSPWGRPGRESLHLRSCGDLSSGSSLRRLLSGRRLERGTRPHSLSLNGGSQETGL, encoded by the exons ATGATGCCCTCGCCTAGTGATTCCAGCCGCTCGCTGACTAGCCGGCCCAGCACCCGGGGCCTTACCCACCTCCGCCTCCACCGACCCTGGCTGCAGGCTCTGCTCACGCTGGGGCTGGCTCAGGTGCTCCTGGGCATCCTGGTGGTCACCTTCAGCATGGTGGCCTCATCTGTCACCACCACCGAGAGCGTCAAGAGATCCTGCCCGTCTTGGGCTGGATTCTCG CTGGCGTTTTCCGGGGTGGTTGGCATTGTGTCTTGGAAGCGGCCGTTCACTCTAGTG atttccttcttctccttgctTTCGGTGCTCTGTGTCATGCTCAGCATGGCTGGCTCTGTTCTCTCCTGTAAAAACGCTCAGCTGGCCCGAGACTTCCAAGAATGCATCTTG GACGGAAAGGTCTGTGTGTGCTGCCCTCCTGTTCCTCTACTGCGGCCCTGTCCAGAGTCAGGGCAGGAACTGAAAGTTGCCCCTAACTCCACCTGTGATGAAGCCCGAGGGGCCCTCAAG AACTTGCTCTTTAGCGTCTGTGGGCTCACGGTTTGTGCCGCCATAATCTGTACTCTCTCTGCTATTGTTTGCTGCATCCAAATCTTCTCCCTGGACCTTGTGCACACG TTGGCCCCTGAGCACTCAGTCTCAGGCCCTCTGGGGCCTCTGGGCTGTACATCCtcgcccccagcccctctcctacACACCATGCTGGACTTGGAGGAATTTGTACCGCCTGTGCCCCCGCCGCCCTACTATCCCCCAGAGTACACCTGCAGCTcagaaacagatgcacagag CATCACCTACAATGGCTCCATGGACAGCCCAGTGCCCCTGTATCCTACTGATTGCCCCCCTTCTTATGAGGCCGTCATGGGGCTACGAGGAGACAGCCAG GCCACTCTGTTTGATCCTCAGCTTCATGATGGCTCCTGCATCTGTGAGCGAGTGGCCTCCATTGTAGATG TGTCCATGGACAGCGGGTCTCTGGTGCTGTCAGCCATCGGTGACCTCCCCGGGGGCTCCAGCCCGTCGGAGGACTCGTGCCTGCTGGAGCTGCAGGGCTCCATGCGCTCCGTTGACTACGTGCTCTTCCGCTCTATTCAGCGCAGCCGCGCCGGCTACTGCCTCAGCCTGGACTGCGGCCTGCGGGGCCCCTTTGAGGACAGCCCCCTGCCCCGGCGGCCCCCGAGAGCTGCCCGCTCCTATTCCTGCTCTGCCCCCGAGGCCCCACCCCCGCTGGGTGCCCCCACAGCTGCCCGAAGCTGCCACCGGCTGGAGGGCTGGCCGCCTTGGGTGGGACCCTGCTTCCCCGAGCTGAGGCGGCGGGTCCCCCGGGGAGGCAGCCGGccagctgcagcccctcccccccgAGCCCCGGCTCGCCGCTTCAGCGATAGCTCAGGTTCCCTCACCCCACCGGGGCACCGGCGTCCTCAGCCGGCTCCCCGAccaccgctgctgctgctgccacggTCCCACAGTGACCCGGGCATCACCACCTCCAGCGACACTG cTGAATTCAGGGACCTTTATACCAAAGTGCTTGAGGAAGAAGCTGCTTCCATTTCCTCTGCAGATACAG ggCTCTGCTCTGAAGCCTGCCTCTTCCGTCTAGCCCGTTGCCCTTCCCCCAAGTTGCTACGTGCCCGCTCAGCTGAGAAACGGCACCCTGTGCCCACCTTCCAGAAGGTCCCCCTGCCCTCAGGCCCTGCACCTGCCCACTCCCTGGGGGACCTGAAGGGCAGCTGGCCAGGCCGCGGCTTGGTCACTCGTTTCCTCCAGATGTCTAGGAAGGCCCCAGACCCCAATGGGAATGGAGCCCATGGACATAAGCAG GTGCCCCGGAGCCCATGGGGCCGGCCAGGCCGAGAAAGCCTCCACCTTCGCAGCTGCGGCGACCTCAGCTCCGGGTCCTCCCTGAGACGCCTCCTGTCTGGCCGCAGGCTGGAGCGCGGCACCCGCCCCCACAGCCTCAGCCTCAATGGAGGCAGCCAGGAGACTGGGCTCTGA